From Panicum hallii strain FIL2 chromosome 2, PHallii_v3.1, whole genome shotgun sequence, a single genomic window includes:
- the LOC112880706 gene encoding O-fucosyltransferase 34-like, whose protein sequence is MGGGGGKAEKARRSSARVRLWVARASTVLLWTCVVHLAAYREQWAPSVLTRWPGCPTQPHGVQLRSEAVATADGGQREAARSMALPPKRIYKNNGYLMVSCNGGLNQMRAAICDMVTIARYLNVTLIVPELDKASFWADPSDFQDIFDMDYFIASLRDEVRILRQLPPRLKRRVEMGFLRSMPPVSWSDISYYHHQILPLIRKYKVLHLNRTDARLANNGLPMEIQKLRCRVNYDALRFTPEIEMLGRRLVQALRRNGPFVVLHLRYEMDMLAFSGCTHGCSNKEAEELTKMRYAYPWWKEKVIDSDAKRKDGLCPLTPEETALVLQALGIDRSYQIYIAAGEIYGGQRRMAALTSAYPNVVRKETLLPSDISLFQNHSSQMAALDYMVSLESDIFIPTYDGNMAKVVEGHRRYMGFKKTVLLDRKLIVGLVDQYRNGTLSWTDFSSAVKASHTSRMGEPSRRQAIPDKPKEEDYFYANPHECLHQPDDLSAL, encoded by the exons atgggcggcggcggcggtaaggCCGAGAAGGCGCGGCGGTCTTCGGCGCGGGTGAGGCTGTGGGTGGCGCGCGCCAGCACCGTGCTGCTCTGGACGTGCGTCGTCCACCTCGCGGCCTACCGGGAGCAGTGGGCGCCCAGCGTGCTCACCAGGTGGCCCGGCTGCCCCACCCAGCCGCACGGCGTGCAACTCCGGTCGGAGGCGGTTGCTACGGCGGACGGCGGCCAGAGGGAGGCAGCGCGCTCTATGGCGCTTCCGCCCAAAA GAATTTACAAAAACAATGGCTATCTGATGGTCTCCTGCAATGGTGGGCTTAACCAGATGCGAGCAGCT ATTTGTGATATGGTGACGATTGCAAGGTATCTGAATGTCACTCTTATCGTACCAGAGCTAGATAAAGCTTCATTTTGGGCTGATCCTAG TGATTTCCAAGATATATTTGACATGGACTACTTCATAGCATCACTAAGAGACGAGGTCCGTATTCTGAGACAACTGCCACCAAGGTTGAAAAGAAGAGTTGAAATGGGATTTCTTCGGTCCATGCCACCCGTCAGTTGGTCTGACATCTCCTATTACCATCATCAG ATTCTACCTCTGATAAGGAAGTACAAGGTTCTTCACCTGAACAGGACAGATGCTCGCCTTGCAAATAATGGCTTACCCATGGAGATTCAGAAACTAAGGTGTCGTGTCAATTATGATGCATTGAGATTTACCCCCGAAATAGAAATGCTGGGCAGGCGTCTGGTTCAAGCTCTCCGTCGAAATGGACCCTTTGTAGTTCTTCACTTGCGGTATGAGATGGACATGCTCGCCTTCTCTGGATGCACACATGGTTGCAGCAACAAGGAGGCTGAAGAGCTCACGAAAATGAG ATATGCCTACCCGTGGTGGAAGGAGAAAGTGATCGACTCTGATGCGAAGAGGAAAGACGGGCTCTGTCCTTTAACACCAGAGGAGACTGCGTTGGTATTGCAGGCACTGGGCATTGACCGCAGCTATCAAATTTACATTGCCGCAGGTGAAATATACGGCGGACAAAGAAGAATGGCTGCCCTTACCTCTGCTTATCCCAATGTG GTTAGAAAAGAGACACTACTACCTTCAGATATCAGTCTTTTCCAGAACCATTCTTCCCAGATGGCAGCACTAGATTATATGGTATCCTTGGAGAGTGATATTTTCATCCCCACTTATGACGGTAACATGGCAAAAGTTGTAGAAGGTCATCGCAG ATACATGGGGTTCAAGAAGACGGTACTCCTAGATCGGAAGCTCATTGTGGGGCTCGTTGACCAGTACAGAAACGGCACACTGAGCTGGACTGATTTCTCCTCCGCTGTCAAGGCGTCACATACCAGCCGCATGGGCGAACCGTCCAGGAGGCAGGCAATTCCTGACAAACCCAAGGAAGAGGACTACTTCTATGCGAACCCACACGAGTGTCTGCACCAACCTGACGATCTGTCAGCCTTGTGA
- the LOC112880705 gene encoding uncharacterized protein LOC112880705 produces MLRRRPRPAAFLRLFATSCRRSSLHPSQPQLPNPAALPPPPVAKKVPFTVSAHGRSWSDPYHWMRDTSDPDLAALLAAENAYADAFVVSAGGGGLRARLAAEMRARLPPSAATPPQPWGPWLYYQYIPEGKEYPVLSRKLKPSRGIAQALLDYLSGSEKEQVLLDWNEVAEKNGYVHIGSCRISPDHRFLAYTVDTSGGELFSLEVKDLQSEHVIFSSPDKGIVSLAWARNSGSLFYTVCDETLRPNQVFCKKLQSDEAGFLVFTEEDVNCCVDITSTKDFKYMTVNSNTRTSSEVFVMESDNVREGLWPIRKRADKVQYFLEHHNGFFYILTNAPVNDTEMTTEGYYLARCQAEKSLVDRWQIVMFPGSDCTIQDMDIFHGNLVLFLQKNGTPLFCSINMPIDVDVQEPKELNDLNPWYLPIPSNMCSIIPGSNNDFMSSTYRLVVSSPVIPDLTVDYDLRKRTFTILHQEEVTSLSANLGTVGKSNVSSIQQNLQLVETSQSWSDLSKLYSCKRIEVISHDGVLIPLVILYSREAHRYGESPGILYGYGAYGEDLDKSWCSERLSLLSRGWVLAFADVRGGGDLSWHQAGTKANKINSIQDFAACGMHLIKEGLVQQNRLCAIGSSAGGLLVGAVINMLPDLFSAAVLKVPFLDICNTMLDPTLPLTLLDYEEFGDPNIPAEFEAICSYSPYDNLSPGVCYPPVLVTASFNDTRVGIWEAAKWVAKVRDITCTSCSQSVILKTNMQSGHFGEGGRFMHCDETAYDYAFLMKALQLDNITTA; encoded by the exons ATGctccgccggcggccgcggcccgcCGCGTTCCTCCGCCTcttcgccacctcctgccgccGTAGCTCCCTCCACCCCTCGCAGCCGCAGCTCCCGAACCCTGCCgctctcccgccgccgccggtggcgaAGAAGGTCCCATTTACCGTGTCGGCGCACGGGAGGTCGTGGAGTGACCCGTACCACTGGATGCGCGATACCTCCGACCCGGACCTcgccgccctcctcgccgcAGAGAACGCCTATGCCGACGCCTTCGTCGTCtcggccggcggtggcggcctCCGCGCGCGCCTCGCCGCCGAGATGCGCGCCCGGCTGCCCCCTTCCGCCGCCACACCGCCTCAGCCGTGGGGCCCTTG GTTGTATTATCAGTATATTCCAGAGGGAAAGGAATACCCTGTTTTATCTAGGAAGTTGAAGCCCTCTCGTGGTATAGCACAAGCTCTGCTGGATTACCTTTCTGGTTCAGAGAAGGAGCAAGTGTTGCTTGACTGGAACGAGGTTGCAGAAAAAAATG GTTATGTGCACATTGGGAGTTGTCGAATCTCTCCAGATCATAGGTTCCTTGCATATACAGTTGATACATCTGGGGGTGAACTATTTTCCCTTGAAGTAAAAGATCTTCAATCTGAACATGTCATCTTTAGCTCACCAGACAAAGGAATAGTTAGTTTAGCATGGGCTCGCAACAGTGGAAGTTTGTTTTACACTGTCTGCGATGAGACTCTACGTCCTAACCA AGTTTTCTGTAAAAAGTTACAATCGGATGAAGCAGGGTTTCTAGTTTTCACAGAGGAAGATGTTAACTGCTGCGTAGATATTACAAGCACAAAAGATTTTAAGTATATGACTGTCAATTCTAACACAAGGACATCATCTGAG GTTTTTGTGATGGAATCTGATAATGTAAGAGAGGGCTTATGGCCTATACGGAAACGAGCTGATAAGGTTCAGTACTTTTTGGAGCACCACAACGGGTTCTTTTACATCCTTACCAATGCTCCTGTAAATGACACTGAAATGACTACTGAAGGCTACTATCTGGCCAGGTGTCAGGCTGAAAAGTCATTGGTGGATAGGTGGCAG ATAGTGATGTTCCCTGGCTCGGACTGCACCATTCAGGATATGGATATTTTTCATGGTAATTTAGTTCTCTTTCTTCAAAAGAACGGAACTCCTCTTTTTTGCTCCATCAATATGCCAATAGATGTTGATGTCCAG GAGCCAAAGGAACTTAATGATCTCAACCCATGGTATTTGCCAATACCATCAAACATGTGCAGTATTATTCCGGGGTCCAACAATGATTTCATGTCATCTACTTATCGTCTGGTTGTTTCATCGCCTGTG ATTCCAGACTTAACCGTGGACTACGATTTGAGAAAAAGGACTTTCACCATTCTTCATCAAGAGGAAGTAACTAGCCTGTCTGCAAATCTAGGCACCGTGGGCAAATCCAATGTTTCAAGCATCCAACAAAACCTGCAGCTTGTTGAAACTTCACAAAGTTGGAGTGATCTTTCCAAGCTATATTCATGTAAAAGGATCGAAGTTATATCACATGATGGTGTTTTGATACCATTAGTCATTCTGTATTCACGAGAAGCACATCGTTATGGAGAATCACCTGGGATCTTATATGGCTATGGAGCTTATGGAGAAGATTTGGACAAAAGTTGGTGTTCAGAGAGGTTAAGTCTCCTCTCTCGAGGTTGGGTTCTTGCATTTGCAGATGTTAG GGGTGGAGGAGATTTATCATGGCACCAGGCAGGAACCAAAGCTAACAAGATAAATTCAATTCAAGATTTTGCTGCATGCGGTATGCATCTCATCAAGGAAGGCTTGGTTCAACAAAATCGTCTTTGTGCTATAGGATCAAGTGCTGGCGGTCTGCTAGTGGGCGCAGTCATTAATATGCTTCCAGACTTATTTTCTGCTGCAGTTCTCAAG GTCCCTTTTCTAGATATCTGCAACACAATGTTGGATCCTACTTTACCTCTCACTCTCTTGGACTATGAAGAGTTCGGTGACCCTAATATCCCAGCTGAATTTGAGGCGATCTGCAGTTATTCTCCTTACGATAACTTGTCACCTGGTGTATGCTATCCACCAGTCCTGGTGACTGCCTCGTTTAATGATACAAG GGTAGGGATTTGGGAAGCTGCGAAGTGGGTTGCAAAAGTGAGAGATATCACATGCACATCCTGTTCCCAGTCAGTTATTCTCAAAACTAATATGCAAAGTGGCCATTTTGGTGAGGGTGGGCGCTTCATGCACTGTGATGAGACAGCCTATGATTATGCATTTCTCATGAAGGCCTTGCAGTTGGATAACATAACTACAGCTTAA
- the LOC112881935 gene encoding dof zinc finger protein MNB1A-like, which produces MQEPGRRPAPPFAGVDLRRPKGYPAPVPAAEAEEPAPAPAGDPCPRCESRDTKFCYYNNYNTSQPRHFCRSCRRYWTKGGSLRNVPVGGGTRKSSSSSSSSPAPPSPASATRSTKRSKNSKRRRVSPAPAPDPAPGTDAPAATITSVANTAPTPAPETVAAATVAAAEKPAAPGPASTVAATEKPTAPPAAVSGFTDTSTAPEVGLADVGSGVGKELPPDPNHFEWPSGCDLGSYWSTGAFADTDPALFLNLP; this is translated from the coding sequence ATGCAGGAGCCCGGGCGCCGGCCCGCGCCGCCGTTCGCGGGCGTCGACCTCCGCAGGCCGAAGGGATACCCGGCGCCGGTGccagcggcggaggcggaggagcctgcgcctgcgcccgcCGGCGACCCGTGCCCGCGGTGCGAGTCGCGGGACACCAAGTTCTGCTACTACAACAACTACAACACGTCGCAGCCGCGCCACTTCTGCAGGTCGTGCCGCCGCTACTGGACCAAGGGCGGCTCCCTGCGCAACGTCCCCGTCGGCGGCGGCACCCGCAAgagctcctcgtcgtcgtcctcgtcgccggccCCACCCTCGCCCGCCAGCGCGACCAGGAGCACGAAGCGGTCGAAGAACTCCAAGCGCCGCCGCGTCTCCCCGGCCCCGGCCCCCGACCCCGCCCCCGGCACGgacgcccccgccgccaccatcaCCAGCGTCGCGAACACCGCGCCGACGCCCGCGCCGGAGACGGTAGCCGCAGCGACGGTTGCCGCCGCGGAGAAGCCGGCCGCGCCGGGCCCCGCATCGACGGTTGCCGCCACGGAGAAGCCGACGGCGCCCCCGGCGGCCGTCAGCGGTTTCACGGACACGTCCACGGCGCCCGAGGTCGGGCTCGCGGACGTTGGCAGCGGCGTTGGGAAGGAGCTGCCTCCTGACCCGAACCACTTCGAGTGGCCGTCGGGATGCGACCTGGGGTCCTACTGGAGCACCGGCGCGTTCGCCGACACCGACCCGGCGCTGTTCCTCAACCTGCCGTGA
- the LOC112882126 gene encoding protein MICROTUBULE BINDING PROTEIN 2C-like → MAEKPAGPTPRTRTRGGLASSAPSSRRLSSISYTATPNHTKKVPDPPKAVRPTRATPAKKRPQVDQAQKRREEVAALQEQVSGLQRELLEKEEALRSAENLISRTSSANEAVDGLRSQLSEKELLIQCAGSELHGTKIMLAEKQAAIEKLEWQAKVSNEKVEELQVDVASMDAEVSALMKLFRKITENDRAPSPRDRTDDLSLECEPVQLDDEVGDIDAEKMEQEISAYVSALAAAKENPTDEFLEAVTEARLRLQAFVL, encoded by the exons ATGGCCGAGAAGCCGGCCGGCCCCACCCCAaggacgaggacccgaggcggcctCGCGTCCTCGGCTCCCTCCTCCAG ACGGCTGTCTTCGATATCGTACACCGCAACTCCAAATCACACCAAGAAG GTGCCTGACCCCCCCAAGGCTGTAAGGCCAACCAGAGCCACGCCTGCCAAGAAGCGGCCGCAAGTGGATCAAGCACAGAAGCGGAGAGAAGAGGTTGCTGCTCTGCAGGAGCAAGTTAGTGGCCTGCAAAGGGAGTTGCTCGAGAAGGAAGAAGCTCTGAGATCCGCGGAGAACTTGATCAGCCGAACTAGTTCTGCGAATGAAGCCGTAGATGGGCTGAGGAGCCAGCTCTCCGAGAAGGAATTGCTGATCCAATGTGCTGGTTCGGAGCTGCATGGTACAAAG ATCATGCTAGCAGAGAAGCAGGCAGCAATAGAAAAGTTAGAGTGGCAGGCAAAGGTGTCAAATGAGAAGGTGGAAGAACTCCAAGTCGATGTAGCCTCAATGGATGCCGAAGTTTCTGCTCTCATGAAGTTGTTCAGGAAAATAACAGAGAATGACCGAGCCCCTtctcctagggatagaactgaCGATTTATCTTTGGAATGTGAGCCAGTTCAACTTGAT GACGAGGTTGGTGATATTGACGCTGAGAAGATGGAGCAGGAAATCTCGGCCTATGTCTCGGCTCTAGCTGCTGCGAAAGAGAACCCTACCGATGAGTTCCTGGAAGCAGTAACCGAGGCAAGACTAAGACTTCAGGCCTTTGTACTCTGA
- the LOC112881120 gene encoding skin secretory protein xP2-like codes for MAPAFSPFGIDESPEEDPEEYPEFEGPSIAAPPLDYAPTMAPAYAPFFAISESPEEAPAGAPEAEATSPSSEEMAAAPSSGDYDVLDEEVLAPEGAAGSEASSAGPDIEESPASTATAVSKAPAPAAGPSADVEDSGASTIAPTRRSLVAAVVFATVCAVAAS; via the coding sequence ATGGCACCGGCCTTTTCGCCCTTCGGGATCGACGAGTCGCCGgaggaagacccggaggaaTACCCGGAATTCGAGGGGCCCTCTATAGCCGCTCCACCTCTGGACTACGCGCCAACCATGGCACCGGCCTATGCTCCCTTCTTCGCGATCAGCGAGTCGCCGGAGGAGGCCCCAGCCGGCGCCCCGGAGGCCGAGGCCACCAGCCCGTCCTCCGAGGAGATGGCCGCCGCCCCATCCTCCGGAGACTACGACGTGTTGGACGAGGAGGTGCTCGCGCCCGAGGGGGCGGCCGGCAGCGAGGCCTCGTCGGCCGGCCCGGACATCGAGGAAAGTCCGGCCAGCACGGCGACGGCCGTCTCCAAGGCCCCCGCGCCGGCTGCCGGCCCCTCGGCCGACGTCGAGGACAGCGGTGCGAGCACGATCGCCCCCACCCGCCGCAGCCTCGTGGCTGCCGTCGTCTTCGCGACCGTCTGCGCCGTGGCTGCTTCCTGA